A single region of the Phalacrocorax carbo chromosome 4, bPhaCar2.1, whole genome shotgun sequence genome encodes:
- the LOC104047316 gene encoding coagulation factor XI isoform X2, giving the protein MFRMIWIYQTFYFIFFLASVYSECMTQFYENTYFQGGDIATFFTPSANYCQVVCTYHPTCLLFTYLPEAWTKDPANRFSCYLKDSDTEMLPKVDMEGAISGHSLKQCNIQISACSQDIHIGLDMVGKIHDVAMADSYQQCQKRCTNDNHCHFFTYASETFHNASFRKKCFLKHTSVGTPTSIKVLNEVVSGFSLKPCQLSETDCQMDIFEDQEFSGMNITTFFTPDVSVCQTICTYFPKCLFFTFFTREWQIESERNICLLKTSTSGIPEALTSRENAVSGFGLLNCRRSFPACNSRTYMHMNFLGDELNVTYTKGHRACQQVCTDVIRCQFFTYFPLQDSCNEERKCECHLRMSSNGSPVEIVHGPGRISGYSLRLCKKKASTVCMQHSARTIRIVGGTDASPGEWPWQVSLHVKLSRQRHLCGGSIISNQWILTAAHCVMSLENPNIWRVYAGILKQSEINEDTPFFKVEEIIIHPQYKYAQTGYDIALMKLDKPMNFTDLQLPICLPTKEDANIFYTDCWVIGWGYRKEKGRVQDILQKATVPLMSKEECQARYRKRRIGDKVICAGYDEGGRDACKGDSGGPLSCRHEEVWYLVGITSWGEGCARSRQPGVYTKVAEYSDWILEKTT; this is encoded by the exons ATGTTCAG gATGATTTGGATTTATcagactttttatttcattttctttcttgcttccGTTTACAGTG AATGTATGACTCAGTTCTATGAAAATACATACTTCCAAGGAGGAGACATCGCTACGTTTTTTACACCAAGTGCCAATTACTGCCAAGTAGTGTGTACTTACCATCCTACCTGTCTGCTCTTCACCTATTTGCCAGAAGCATGGACTAAAGATCCTGCAAACAG gTTTTCCTGCTACTTAAAAGACAGTGATACAGAAATGCTGCCAAAAGTGGATATGGAGGGAGCTATCTCTGGACATTCCTTAAAACAGTGTAACATCCAAATTAGTG CTTGCAGCCAAGACATCCACATAGGACTGGATATGGTTGGGAAAATTCATGATGTTGCTATGGCTGACAGCTATCAACAGTGTCAAAAAAGATGTACCAATGACAACCATTGTCATTTCTTTACATATGCCTCAGAAACATTTCACAATGCAAGCTTTCG TAAAAAATGCTTCTTGAAACATACCAGTGTAGGAACTCCAACCAGCATAAAGGTGCTCAATGAAGTTGTGTCTGGATTCTCTTTAAAGCCATGCCAGCTTTCTGAAACAG ATTGTCAAATGGACATTTTTGAAGACCAAGAATTTTCAGGAATGAATATTACAACTTTTTTCACTCCTGATGTCTCCGTCTGCCAAACTATTTGTACATATTTTCCAAAGTGCTTGTTCTTTACATTCTTTACCAGGGAATGGCAAATAGAATCTGAAAG aaatatttgccTTCTGAAGACATCAACAAGTGGGATACCAGAGGCACTTACATCACGAGAAAATGCTGTATCAGGCTTTGGTCTCTTAAATTGCAGAAGATCTTTTCCTG CCTGCAATTCTCGCACTTACATGCATATGAATTTTTTGGGAGACGAACTCAATGTCACTTATACTAAAGGACACAGAGCCTGTCAGCAGGTTTGCACGGATGTGATCCGCTGCCAATTTTTTACCTACTTTCCCCTCCAAGATTCATGCAATGAGGAAAG AAAGTGTGAGTGTCACCTAAGAATGTCCTCGAATGGATCTCCAGTGGAAATAGTACATGGGCCAGGAAGGATCTCTGGATACTCGCTGAGattgtgtaaaaaaaaagccagtacTG tgTGTATGCAGCATTCTGCAAGAACTATTAGGATCGTTGGAGGGACAGATGCTTCCCCTGGTGAATGGCCATGGCAAGTCAGCTTGCATGTGAAGTTGTCTCGTCAGAGACACCTCTGCGGGGGCTCTATCATCAGCAACCAGTGGATTCTTACAGCTGCTCACTGCGTCATGAG TCTTGAGAATCCCAACATTTGGCGTGTTTATgctggtattttaaaacaatcagAAATAAATGAGGATACGCCCTTCTTCAAAGTGGAAGAGATTATTATTCACCCTCAGTATAAATACGCACAGACTGGATATGACATTGCTTTAATGAAACTTGATAAGCCTATGAATTTTACTG ATCTTCAACTACCTATTTGCCTGCCAACAAAAGAAGACGCTAACATATTTTATACCGACTGTTGGGTAATTGGATGGggttacagaaaagaaaaag GTCGTGTACAAGATATTCTTCAGAAGGCTACTGTTCCCCTCATGTCAAAAGAGGAATGCCAGGCAAGGTATCGGAAGCGCAGAATAGGTGACAAAGTGATCTGTGCTGGCTATGATGAAGGTGGAAGGGATGCTTGTAAG GGAGATTCAGGAGGGCCGCTGTCATGCAGGCACGAGGAAGTGTGGTATCTGGTGGGCATCACCAGCTGGGGCGAAGGGTGTGCTCGTTCCAGGCAGCCGGGTGTCTACACAAAAGTTGCTGAGTATTCAGACTGGATTCTAGAAAAAACTACGTAG
- the LOC104047316 gene encoding plasma kallikrein isoform X1: MTQFYENTYFQGGDIATFFTPSANYCQVVCTYHPTCLLFTYLPEAWTKDPANRFSCYLKDSDTEMLPKVDMEGAISGHSLKQCNIQISACSQDIHIGLDMVGKIHDVAMADSYQQCQKRCTNDNHCHFFTYASETFHNASFRKKCFLKHTSVGTPTSIKVLNEVVSGFSLKPCQLSETDCQMDIFEDQEFSGMNITTFFTPDVSVCQTICTYFPKCLFFTFFTREWQIESERNICLLKTSTSGIPEALTSRENAVSGFGLLNCRRSFPACNSRTYMHMNFLGDELNVTYTKGHRACQQVCTDVIRCQFFTYFPLQDSCNEERKCECHLRMSSNGSPVEIVHGPGRISGYSLRLCKKKASTVCMQHSARTIRIVGGTDASPGEWPWQVSLHVKLSRQRHLCGGSIISNQWILTAAHCVMSLENPNIWRVYAGILKQSEINEDTPFFKVEEIIIHPQYKYAQTGYDIALMKLDKPMNFTDLQLPICLPTKEDANIFYTDCWVIGWGYRKEKGRVQDILQKATVPLMSKEECQARYRKRRIGDKVICAGYDEGGRDACKGDSGGPLSCRHEEVWYLVGITSWGEGCARSRQPGVYTKVAEYSDWILEKTT; encoded by the exons ATGACTCAGTTCTATGAAAATACATACTTCCAAGGAGGAGACATCGCTACGTTTTTTACACCAAGTGCCAATTACTGCCAAGTAGTGTGTACTTACCATCCTACCTGTCTGCTCTTCACCTATTTGCCAGAAGCATGGACTAAAGATCCTGCAAACAG gTTTTCCTGCTACTTAAAAGACAGTGATACAGAAATGCTGCCAAAAGTGGATATGGAGGGAGCTATCTCTGGACATTCCTTAAAACAGTGTAACATCCAAATTAGTG CTTGCAGCCAAGACATCCACATAGGACTGGATATGGTTGGGAAAATTCATGATGTTGCTATGGCTGACAGCTATCAACAGTGTCAAAAAAGATGTACCAATGACAACCATTGTCATTTCTTTACATATGCCTCAGAAACATTTCACAATGCAAGCTTTCG TAAAAAATGCTTCTTGAAACATACCAGTGTAGGAACTCCAACCAGCATAAAGGTGCTCAATGAAGTTGTGTCTGGATTCTCTTTAAAGCCATGCCAGCTTTCTGAAACAG ATTGTCAAATGGACATTTTTGAAGACCAAGAATTTTCAGGAATGAATATTACAACTTTTTTCACTCCTGATGTCTCCGTCTGCCAAACTATTTGTACATATTTTCCAAAGTGCTTGTTCTTTACATTCTTTACCAGGGAATGGCAAATAGAATCTGAAAG aaatatttgccTTCTGAAGACATCAACAAGTGGGATACCAGAGGCACTTACATCACGAGAAAATGCTGTATCAGGCTTTGGTCTCTTAAATTGCAGAAGATCTTTTCCTG CCTGCAATTCTCGCACTTACATGCATATGAATTTTTTGGGAGACGAACTCAATGTCACTTATACTAAAGGACACAGAGCCTGTCAGCAGGTTTGCACGGATGTGATCCGCTGCCAATTTTTTACCTACTTTCCCCTCCAAGATTCATGCAATGAGGAAAG AAAGTGTGAGTGTCACCTAAGAATGTCCTCGAATGGATCTCCAGTGGAAATAGTACATGGGCCAGGAAGGATCTCTGGATACTCGCTGAGattgtgtaaaaaaaaagccagtacTG tgTGTATGCAGCATTCTGCAAGAACTATTAGGATCGTTGGAGGGACAGATGCTTCCCCTGGTGAATGGCCATGGCAAGTCAGCTTGCATGTGAAGTTGTCTCGTCAGAGACACCTCTGCGGGGGCTCTATCATCAGCAACCAGTGGATTCTTACAGCTGCTCACTGCGTCATGAG TCTTGAGAATCCCAACATTTGGCGTGTTTATgctggtattttaaaacaatcagAAATAAATGAGGATACGCCCTTCTTCAAAGTGGAAGAGATTATTATTCACCCTCAGTATAAATACGCACAGACTGGATATGACATTGCTTTAATGAAACTTGATAAGCCTATGAATTTTACTG ATCTTCAACTACCTATTTGCCTGCCAACAAAAGAAGACGCTAACATATTTTATACCGACTGTTGGGTAATTGGATGGggttacagaaaagaaaaag GTCGTGTACAAGATATTCTTCAGAAGGCTACTGTTCCCCTCATGTCAAAAGAGGAATGCCAGGCAAGGTATCGGAAGCGCAGAATAGGTGACAAAGTGATCTGTGCTGGCTATGATGAAGGTGGAAGGGATGCTTGTAAG GGAGATTCAGGAGGGCCGCTGTCATGCAGGCACGAGGAAGTGTGGTATCTGGTGGGCATCACCAGCTGGGGCGAAGGGTGTGCTCGTTCCAGGCAGCCGGGTGTCTACACAAAAGTTGCTGAGTATTCAGACTGGATTCTAGAAAAAACTACGTAG